AACGGGCCGCAGGCGGGAGCGGAGCAGCGCGAGGATCGCGGCAGCGCAATCGTGACGAGCCTGCCGCTCAGCGAGCCCTCGGCCTACGAGCTGCCGGTGACGCGGCAGCGGCGGGTCGTTCCTGCTGGGGTGGTGTCGGGACGCACGTCCGGCGGGGAGCCCTGGCACATGCACGTCGCGAGCGTGCACCTCGAGAATCGGCCCGAAGGGGCGCGCAACCCGGAGCGTGCCCGGTTCGAGCAGATCGAATGGCTGCTCGATGCAGTGCCCGACAGCGGCCGGGCCGTCCTGGGCGGTGACATGAACACGTGGATGCGCGGCCCGGACGAGGTCGCGATCTGGCGAGCCAGGCAGGCCTACCCGGACACGCCGCCGATTCCGGGCGGGCCGACGTACCAGCAGGCAGGGGGCGTGTTGCGGATGTACCTGGACTACCTGTTCTTCAGACTGGAAGACGGCCGCGCCACGGGGTACCGCCGGCTGCCGGACCCGTACGGCTCCGATCATTTCCCGATCCTGGCCTGGGTCCATCTGGACTAGGCCGTCGTTCGGGATCCGGTGTGCAGGGGTGCCCGGGGGGGCAGGTCGTGTCTTGGGGGGGGTGCTCAGCCCGACGACGGGTCAACCGCCCAGTATCCGGTCGACCAGCGCGCTCAGCTCGACGGGTGCAAAGGGCTTCTCGAGAAAGCCGTCACCATTGCTTGCCGGGTCGATGCCGACCTGCTTCGGTGGGTAGCCGGACATGAACAGCACCCGCAGGCCGGGGCGCTCGGAGCGCAGCCGGTCGGCCAGCTCGCTGCCGCTCATGCCGCGCATCAGCACATCGGTGAGCAGCATGTGCAGCTCCGCGCGGTCGGCCACTGCGGACAGTGCTTCCTCCCCGCTGCCGGCCTCGATGACGTCGTGACCGGCATTCCGAAGCAGCCGTGCGGCCAGGGCGCGGACGGCGGGCTCGTCGTCGACGATCAGGATGCTGCGTGCAGGCTGTTTGCTGCGGCCTTCTTCAGCCACGGCTCGGCTCCGCTGAGGGGCGTCGCATCAGGTCAGACGCAACGGGGAAAAGCAGTGACAACGTTGCGTGTGACGGGCATGATTGCAAGAGCGAAGACGGGCGGGTGCCCCATCATGAACACCCGCCCGTCACCTCGCCACACAGGCACTACTGCGCGACCATCGTGAAGACGACCGTGGTCGAGTAGGTTCCCGGCGGATCGTCGTCGTAGTCGAGCGCCATGCGCGCGGTCAACTCGCCTGTCAGGTTGCCGCCCCGCGTCGCACGGGTGAAGAACGTGGTACCGCTGCCCGCACTGCCGACCACTTCGTCCGCTGGCGCACCGCCGAAATCCGCCTGGATCCGGAGGTCACTGACCGGCTTGTTCGGGTCCGCATCGGAGCGCCCGGCGGCCGGTGCGAAGGTGAAGCTCGTCCCCGACTGCGCCTCCAGGGTGATCTGGTAGGGCACGTTGGCGCGGTGGGTCAGGCTCGGACCACCCGTTGATACGATCTCGCCGGCGTCGTAGTGCGAGTCGTCGGCAACCGGGAAGGTGAATGCGCCACTGCTGCTGATTGCCAGCACCGGGTTGATCTGGATGCTGACGGCCGCTGTGGCGGTGGTCTGGGCCTGGGCCGACACACTGGTGAGAACCAGCGCCAGCCCGCTGAACAGCACGGAACGCCTGGACATCGTCATCCTCCATGGTAGTGGGCTGGCCTCCCCGGCAGTCGGCCCCGTCACCGTCACTGCAGCCTCGTCACCGCAGCATCCTGCCGGGGGGTGCCATTTGCATCGTCTGCGGGAACAACATGCAGGACGGCGCGTGACGCGGACGTGAATGCCGTATGACGAAATCTTCACATGCGAACAGGGGTCGACCCGGCGGGTCGGGGCGGCTACTCTAGGTGGCGATGAACCAACCGCTCGACCCTGCGCGACACTCGCTGCTCCTCTGCGCGCTGGCCGACGAGGCACGGACACGGCCGCTGGATCGCAAGCTGCTGGTCTGCCGGCGACACGGTGAAGGTCTCGAGCTGCTGCGGGCGCTCGCGTCCGCCGGCGTGCCGTGGGTGGGCTTCGAGCCGACGACGCCGAAGCGGCTCGCCCTGGACCTGGTACCTGCCACGCTCACGGCCGAGCGCGTGCTCCTGGACGAATTCGACGAGCAGACGCTGATCGACGCCGCAATGGACGAGGTCCTGCAGC
The DNA window shown above is from Longimicrobiales bacterium and carries:
- a CDS encoding response regulator, which codes for MAEEGRSKQPARSILIVDDEPAVRALAARLLRNAGHDVIEAGSGEEALSAVADRAELHMLLTDVLMRGMSGSELADRLRSERPGLRVLFMSGYPPKQVGIDPASNGDGFLEKPFAPVELSALVDRILGG